One window of the Lemur catta isolate mLemCat1 chromosome 6, mLemCat1.pri, whole genome shotgun sequence genome contains the following:
- the MCAT gene encoding malonyl-CoA-acyl carrier protein transacylase, mitochondrial has protein sequence MSLRVARARWARDLGAGCRRRASSFPVPPPGAESVAELLRGATEAEEGPWAAETRRTPGQCSVLLFPGQGSQLVGMGRGLLAYPRVRELYAAARRVLGYDLLELSLHGPQEALDRTAHCQPAVFVASLAAVEKLHHQQPAVIENCVAAAGFSVGEFAALVFAGAMEFSEGLYAVKIRAEAMQEASEAVPSGMLSVLGRPPSKFAFACLEAREHCKSLGIENPVCEVSNYLFPECRVISGHLEALKFLQKNSSKYHFRRTKLLPVSGGFHTRLMEPALEPLAQVLKTISIKKPLVSVYSNINGNRYMHPKHIQELLVQQVVSPVKWEQTMHAIYERKKGTAFPQTFEVGPGQQLGTILKNCNLQAWKSYSHVDVLQATEDPDLDPEESLR, from the exons ATGAGCTTGCGGGTCGCGCGGGCCCGGTGGGCCCGGGACTTGGGTGCCGGCTGCCGCCGCCGCGCCTCGAGCTTCCCGGTGCCTCCGCCCGGCGCCGAGAGCGTGGCAGAGCTGCTGCGAGGAGCGAcggaggcggaggaggggcccTGGGCGGCGGAGACGCGGCGAACGCCGGGCCAGTGCTCGGTGCTGCTCTTCCCCGGCCAGGGCAGCCAGCTGGTGGGCATGGGCCGCGGTCTGCTCGCCTACCCGCGCGTCCGAGAGCTCTACGCCGCGGCCCGCCGCGTGCTGGGCTACGACCTGCTGGAGCTCAGCCTGCACGGGCCGCAGGAGGCCCTGGACCGCACCGCGCACTGCCAGCCCGCTGTCTTCGTGGCCTCGCTGGCCGCGGTCGAGAAACTCCATCACCAGCAGCCAGCG GTTATTGAGAACTGTGTTGCTGCTGCTGGATTTAGTGTGGGAGAATTTGCAGCCCTAGTTTTTGCCGGAGCCATGGAATTTTCTGAAG GTTTGTATGCAGTGAAAATCCGAGCTGAGGCCATGCAGGAAGCTTCAGAAGCTGTCCCCAGTGGGATGTTGTCTGTCCTTGGCCGGCCTCCGTCCAAGTTCGCCTTTGCCTGTTTGGAAGCCCGGGAGCACTGCAAGTCTTTGGGCATAGAGAACCCCGTGTGCGAGGTGTCCAACTACCTCTTTCCTGAGTGCAGAGTGATTTCAGGACACTTAGAG GCTCTGAAGTTTCTCCAGAAGAATTCCTCTAAGTATCACTTCAGACGCACCAAGCTGTTGCCAGTTAGTGGTGGGTTCCACACCCGCCTCATGGAGCCAGCCTTGGAACCACTGGCTCAAGTTTTAAAGACAATCAGCATTAAGAAGCCTCTGGTTTCCGTCTACTCAAACATCAATGGGAACAGATACATGCACCCCAAGCACATCCAGGAGCTGCTGGTCCAGCAGGTGGTGTCCCCAGTGAAGTGGGAGCAGACGATGCACGCCATATACGAAAGGAAGAAAGGCACTGCGTTCCCCCAGACTTTCGAAGTGGGCCCTGGGCAGCAGCTGGGAACCATCCTGAAGAACTGTAACCTGCAGGCCTGGAAGTCGTACAGCCACGTGGACGTGCTGCAGGCTACTGAGGACCCAGACCTGGACCCCGAGGAGTCTCTGCGATGA
- the BIK gene encoding bcl-2-interacting killer encodes MSEVRPISTDLFMETFPFRHLLDPLILEVVSVMDAEDPDPLGCLEGSDQVALRLAYIGDAMNLRVSSPRLARLPRMTMRRLGLSCDQPVRWGVLGSLSDGFTNLRENVARLWRSLSPRPSVCPVPAWEQVLVLLLVLLLGRGLHLLLK; translated from the exons ATGTCTGAGGTGAGACCCATCTCCACGGACCTCTTCATGGAGACCTTCCCGTTCAGGCATCTCCTGGACCCTCTGATCCTGGAGGTTGTCAGTGTCATGGATGCCGAGGATCCCGACCCCTTGGGGTGCCTCGAGGGCAG TGACCAGGTGGCCCTGCGGCTAGCCTACATTGGCGATGCGATGAACCTGCGTGTCAGCAGCCCCCGCCTGGCCCGACTGCCCAGGATGACCATGCGCAG ACTGGGGCTGTCCTGTGACCAGCCGGTCCGCTGGGGCGTGCTTGGGAGCCTTAGCGACGGTTTCACCAACCTCAGGGAGAACGTGGCCAGGCTCTGGAGGTCGCTCAGCCCCAGGCCCTCG GTGTGCCCCGTCCCGGCGTGGGAGCAggtgctggtgctgctgctggtgctgctgctgggcAGGGGCCTGCACCTGCTGCTCAAGTGA